The following is a genomic window from Anopheles aquasalis chromosome 3, idAnoAquaMG_Q_19, whole genome shotgun sequence.
GaatcgaaaatggaaaatggtaaaCAGGAAAAAATGGGTTGGTGGATGTTCAATGGAGGAGTCGCGTCTTACGATCAGATTCATCGCTAGTGATTGCGAATCAAACCTCGTGTTTCATGTGCGGCATTATAGCACAGCTGAACTGTACGCACTCTTCAGGATTGACTGAGGATAAGACAGTGTAAATGGTAAGTACTAAAATAGATTCGAAGGAAtagcaatgaaaaaaaaggtatgCAATTGTAGAAAGAACCATGCCCAATTTCTCCTTACAAAGAAAAGGTTAACCTATTCTGCGTGGCATAAACTGTTCATTTAAGTGCACGTAAAAAGCGTGTTTAATTAGTCACAAATCTTTGGCAGTTTCGCACCCGCACGATCAACGTTAACAACTTAATTCTATTAGctaccttttccttttgggtTACCAGAGACTAGTTAAATCGTTATTGAAGTAGAACAAAATGTGCGCACATCAAAAACCCGTGttatgataataataaaacaaaactaacaTTCGCACATCCGGGAACTGGAAAAGCCAAACAGGTGGCGAGAGAATgcgaggagagagcgagatcaTCCTGCAGAGCACGGgttgaaaatcatttcaggACATGCATAGACACGCATTTTCCACGCGAAGAACTCTCTCCccgctactgtaccgttactACCAGTTAAACCctacaaacaacaaattggTTACGGCAGCTCTGCTCTCTCCATACTACAACAGGAGAGAGGATTTGGGTTTGCTTCAACCAGAACTAAGCATTAACTAGAACCAAAATTTTTAGCATTCAAAACTAAGGAGCGGGGGCACCACCGGTCAGGTCAGGCCAAATCTACTTCCGTGGACAGGGTTCCAAGGGGATTCCGAGGAAAGGGAAATagtgtgaatgtgtgtatgtgtgtggggaAAATGCTAGAATGGTGGATGAAGAATGGCAAAATTCCGATTTACTTTTTCTTCAGTGTAAAGAATGACCGTCGTTTCTGTTCATCCTTCTGAGAGGAAGCGGGTAGCGTCAGCGAGCGGCTTTCGCCGCTAGCGTCAAGCTCGCATTGTGCTTTCAAAGCCGTTACCCATTGGTTCATTTCGGCATCGTCGTGACACTGGAGCAGGAATTCGCCACCATTCGAGAGCCTGTAGGAAAGAGAACAAACAAGACGTTATTTTAGAAACTgcccaccgcaccgcataATGTGTCCTAGATGCGCTTGAGAGCTACTTACTTTATTCTGAAGACATGCTTCTTTTTCGTGTAATCGACAGCAATCTCGATCTGGGCTCCCTTCAGGTCTAGCGGTGGTTCTCCGCGGAACGTCTGCTCCGGTACTGTCTTCGATGATTTTTGATCCTTGAAGAACGCTAACCGACCGCTACGGGCCACGCAGTACAGCTGTGGTGATGATAAGAACGAAAGATTTCATCAGTTTAGTCATCAGTTCACACCACCGTGTGATGCGGTCAGTTGGGTTGGGGTTTACCTTATCCCAGGAACGGTTCGATGCCTTCTTGGTGGTTGACTCCCATTCGTGTTTGCGTGTGAGAATGCCTTCCTGTGCACCTTCATCGGTTCCACCTGGACTTGGACGATCTGATAGATGAGTAATTTGCCAGAAGAACACAACGGAGAatagggagaaagagagaaagagcagacACCACCATGGGTCATGGGGTGGTGGGGACCGCATGTTAGTACCGCAGTGGTTAGTATTAGTAGCAGTAGGTGGAGAGTAATGTTCTCTCATTCAAACATTCCACAACTAGTTCTATCAGAAGTCTAGGGCATTCTGAACATATtccgtcgtcatcgacgtCGACATCGCCATACTATACACAACGTCCgtttataatttaatttaaaaaaattatactAAGCAAATCAATTCACAATTTATGTAACAGTTGAACGACACCAAACGACATCCActtaagaaaaagaaaaaaaaacttatgtTTATGACTCAATCCATGAACCATGCGAATTTCACTTATATTGGTGCGCCATCGTGATTTATGGATCGTGATCGATTGTGCTTCGCCTCCTTCCTGTATTCCGACTCTTTACTTCCATGATGTTCTAAAGATTTTGTCCATATTGAAtcgcacatgcacatgcagGATCTGGGGGTTCAGTTCCGGTTCTATAAAAGCCGTTTTGCGTTTCCCACAGCGATCACGGGAAGCAAGAACTACTACTAATTGTGATAGAGCAAAAAGATGATCATGCAAAAAAGCCTAAGGCAATGGAATGGACAAcagcgaagaaaaacaaaacggtttATACCTACTTCCGCCGTTAGGGCTCCCGaatgtggaaaggaaaatatggtaaaaaggaaggaagggagaaaatATTTCCAAAATCgacatgaaaaatgaaaaatgtgataGATGGGAAACCAATTAAAGGGAAAGCCCCGATCCCGGGGACAAGGGGAATGATGAGAGAGAGTAAAGTGTGCACCGAGCACACACCAAACCCCCCGTTCCATAAGCACAATCCAATACCTTCGTCATCCGAGGCGCCGCCGTCCGCCTTCGAGCTGGTACGCTTCCACCGGAAGCTACGGAACGGACTCTTGGAGCGTGATCGTCGACTGACCTTAACGCCGGTGGATGCACTGGCCGAGCTGCTGGACCGTTCCTTCGGTATACCGGAGTGCCGCCGAGAGATGACCGCTTCGCCACCGACTGttgcacagttttttttataggTGGATTTTTTGCAGTTTGCAGTgacagacacacaacacacaatttTTGGAGCATGCAGAGCGCGAGCCGTGTGGAAATTTGATGAGTGAGACGGACGGATTCGAtggggagcaggaggaggggttggaaaatgggtaaaaataaatgaaaataaaatgacacGTTTGTAAAAGTTGATGAAATTTcaaatggataaaaaaaaatacgaaatgaaaacgatgGAAGGATAGGAAGGGgtgaaaatatggaaaaacATGAACGAACACGAAAACAGAAATCTTACTACTAACCCCCACACCGGAAGAAGGTTGAGTCCCCAAACCAAAAAAGGTCCCCGCCAGGTGAACCGTAAAGATATACTTACACAATGAACGTTTACGCATGGATCCACCGATCGGTGTTTTGAAGCTCTTAAACCCGGAAGTGCTTTGCTCTAGTGATACACTTCGGAAGGCACCGAAAGGTATTCGTGGTTTCCTAACATGcactgtgttgtgttgttagATAAGGAATGAatgcaacaaaaccaaacccatgCCCATAACATGCCAGCACCGAAAGAATAGAAACCCAAAAGGTGTTagtaaacaaaataaaaataaatagaaacaTGCCAATATAACACATAACAGATATTCCAAAGGATACAACAggcattgaaaaaaaaagctagAAAGCAAAATAATGGAAACGGAAGTTAACCATTTAACGATTTAAATAACAAGGAATAAAGGAATCCAATTGGAGCCAaaggaccgaaccgaagagtATCATTAAGATATAAATAGAAGAACAGTATCACAACAAGAAGGAACataagaagaaggagaagcataATACTCTTTATAGCAGCGAGAGAAACGGGCGAAGCGCTACTGGCGAATGACGATCGGAACacattgaaagaaaattcacAGCGTAATGGTTCATAGTAGTAAAAGTAGTAGAAAAGTAAGTACCTGTCTGGGAAATGGGTCTTTCTTTTTCTACAGGTGAAGTGGCACGCATAGTGACTACAAGTGTCGAAGGTTTGGTGGTTATAgagcgttggttttttgttttgttttttttttgtgtaaattggtggtggtggtttgcggtCCAATAGACGATTGTTTTGAATTTCGTTGCGTTTGCGCGCGCCACAGTTAatgggttttggtttttggttttggttccAATTGCGTATGCCAATATAGATGTTTTAAATGTTCGATTATTATCGTTTTGTATTAGCATAAGTGAGTCGCGAGGGCAGCGTGTAAAGATCGAATATATATATAATCGGTGGAGGTATAGAAATGGTTAGGTGGTACAATGTTAGCATTAAGATAGTAGATAGTAAGTATATATGTATAGATAGGATCATATAATAAGATAATAGCCGATATACCGAtagaaaagggaaacagaCTAGAGTTCCAGGATGGACAATAGTACCAGGAcgaaggaacaggaaaaatAAACTTGGGTGGATATACAAAGGAGAGGGGTGTTGTTGGGAGAAGAATGAAGGATgaacaaggaaggaaggaagggaattTGGTTCTAGCGGTAATACATTGTCTGTAATTGGCAGCCGAAACTCACCCGACTCTTGCTCCTTGGTGGAATGTGGCGATCCGGGCGCATCGGCTGTATCGCgggctgcggccgctgcttcCGCTAGACGTGctgcctcggcctcggcctcaGCTGCGGCACGTGCTTCGGCTTCCGCCAGCAGACGCTGCCGTTCGGCTTCCTCTGCTGCCTCTGAGCGACGCTTCATTTCTTTGAGCTCAAACTGGCAACGGTAACAAAAGTGAGTCGTTAGAATCGTTTGCACACGGCCACAGGATGTGATCGACGCGTTGAACTTACCGTTGTTAATCGCTCTAATGCGCTAAAGCGTTCTTCCTGGGCCGCAGCGGACTTTTCGAATGCTTCGTGCTTTTTAATCAGATTCTCCACCTCGTCGATCGTGTGGCCAAGCTCGGTCGACATCAGATACGGCTCCTGGGCGATCAGCCACGCTTCGGCGACGGCAGCATCGCGAGCGAATTGGTATACCTCCAAAACTAATCAAAAGAAAGTTCGTTGTTAGTATGACGATGAGCGACGGTGGCCTTCACTCGCCGTTTCACCACTTACTTAGCTGCAGGTTCTCCCAACGTTCTTCCCATCGATGGAGCAGTGCATTGCGGCTGTTTGTGAGCTGCAACAATCGATCCTTAATGTCAGCCGACGCATAGTGGTTACGGGATAGCAGTTCCTTGCCGAGCGCCAGGCACGCACTGAAGTTATCCTCGCGTGTGTCGATCTCGGCCTTCAGGCTCTGATGGTTGTTCATCAGCAGCTCGACGCCACTGACATCGCGCGGTTTCTCCGAGGTGTTCATCTGTCGCACGACATCCTCCATCCAGAGCATCAGCGTGCGGACCATGTTGAAGAACTTGAACAGATCGCCCGTATCGGCCAGCTTGCCACGGCGCTCCTCGCACATGCCCTGCAGGTGGGCCCAAGCGTTGAGCACCTCGTGCTCCCGATTGGTGATTTCCCGTGCCTTCTCGCCCGCATAGGCAGCCTGTAGTTTGGCCGATTCCTCCTGGATCTGCTGCACCTGGGCGTGCAGTGTCATCAGATCCTGGATGAAGTTCAGGTGCTTACGCTGCAGCGCCGAAACGACACCAGCATCGCGGCCAAGCTCCTCCGACACACCGTGCTGCTTCTCGTTGATGCGCCCCAGCACGTCCTTGCAATCGTGGAAGAACTTGTGCAGCTCACGGGAAGCGGCCAACATGGCTTTGCGCGTTTCGATCAGCTCCAGCAGATCCTGCCACGACTCGTTCAAACCGTCCTTCCACTCGGCGATGGTGGCACTGTCCGAGTGTCCGGCATGAATCAGATCATCGGCAATGCCGTTCGCCTTGGCCACACGCTCGCTACCGACGGTTGCCGTATCTTGGGCGAACTCGTTGAAGCGCTCCCACAGCAGCGTAATGTGATCGTAATCCTGGCCCAGCTCGTGTGAACCGGCCACCACCTCGCGCTCCGTAATCCACTGCTCCAAATCGTCAACCTCACGGCTAAGCATGAACAGCTGCAGAGCTTCATCGAGCCGAGCCCGGCGCTCACCAGCCAAATCCTTCAGACCGGCGTACAGCTTGTCGAGCTGCGATTGCTTCACCGACACCTGATCGCTATAAGCGTGCTGCTCGGCCGTCAGCTGACGTGCAGTTTCACCCAACAGACGGATCGTATCGGCGTAATCCTCAACCGACTGTTCGAGACTTTCGTGCTTCTTCATCAGATTCTGGGCCGATGTTTCATCCTTGCCACGATCCTCCACCATCATGTACAGCTCCTGTTCACTCATCCACGATTCCGCTTCAGCCGCATCGAAGAAGTACTGCTGTACCTTCTCCGATTGATCCAGCGCACGGTGACGGGCTTCGACGGCATCACGCAGCTCTTGCCACTTCTGTGTCAACTCACTGATCAGCGCTGCGTACGGTCCCGCATCCTCGTGACCTTCATCGATCAGCTTCTGGCCGTTGTTACAGATCGTCATGATGCGCGGCTCGTGATTATCGATCTCGGTGTTGAGCGAttggtgcttcttcttcagcacgTGCACATTGAACAGCGAGTTACCGTACTCGGTAGAGGCGGCCAACGGCATCTTCTCGTCGATCCACAGCTTCTCATCCTCGACATCGCGCCGGAACTGGAacgcttcctttttcttctccagctGACGTTGGCGCTCGAGTAGCGGTGCCTTGATCTTCTCGAAACGAGCATTCACGGCGGTCTTCTTTTCCACGATCGGTTCGACCACATCCTGGGGTGCCGTCTTTGTCAGTACCTCCGTCTGTTTGTCCAGCTCCTCTACCTGACGCGCCTTAACGGCCATCTGTGTCTGGATgatctgctgcttctgcatcAGAATGTTAACCGAGGTCAGATCGCTGCCCGTGTCCGTGTTGATGATCTGCTTCTCGAGATCGTCCATCCACGAGTCGATATCGTCGACACTCTGCTGCACGATCACTTCGCGCTTAGCATCGAACAACAGAGCACCCTTCTCCTTGGTGCTCGTCTCCAGCTCGTCAAAGTTCTTGGACAGATCCGTCAGCTTCGGTTCGATGATCTCCTTAAACTCGGGCTTCTCGACCATCAGCTCCTGGGCGGCCTTCTTCGCCTCGTGCAGACGCTCCTTGTTAGCCGCAATCTCCGCCTCGAACGCCTGGTGGCGCGTCCACTTTGAGTGCACGGTTTTCGCCGAGCGGTACGTATCATCCTGCGCGGTGATGTACTTCTCCTGCACCCATTCGGTCAGCTCTTCGATGTCCTGCAGGAACTCGTGCAGCTTCACCTGGTTCTTCAGCTTCTCGTGCAACTCGAGCGCACGGTTCCGGTTATCGTCACGACGGTGGGCGATACTTTCGGCGCGCTTGCTGATCTTATCCGCATCAAAGTGCTCCTTGCTCGTCATCTGATCGGCCACCTGGACGATCGTGTTGAACTTCTCATCGTTCGCTTCCATCGTCGTGAGGAAGGCTTCGTGACGCTTCAGCTGATTCTCCGCCTGCTCCAGGTTAACCGGCGTATCGTCCTTGCTGAGCACGTGCTCCTGCTGGCTGAGCAGCACCTCCGCCTGACGGGCATCGCGATTGAACAGCTGCTGGTCCAAACCCTGCGACAGCAGCACCTGACGGTTTTCCCACATCTGGTGCAGCTCCTCCCAGCCATCCTTCAGCGCACGGAGACGCTCGCGCAGGAACATGTACTGCGGATCCTCGGTCTGGGTCGGTTCCGACGTCAGCCCTTCACCGTACTCCATCATCTT
Proteins encoded in this region:
- the LOC126577382 gene encoding spectrin beta chain isoform X7 — encoded protein: MTTDISVVRWDPSQGPGNEFIEDIEYDGGNSSSRLFERSRIKALAEERESVQKKTFTKWVNSHLVRVNSPIKDLYVDMRDGKNLIKLLEVLSGERLPRPTKGKMRIHCLENVDKALQFLREQRVHLENIGSHDIVDGNASLNLGLIWTIILRFQIQDITIEETDNRETKSAKDALLLWCQMKTAGYHNVNVRNFTTSWRDGLAFNAIIHKHRPDLIQFDKLSKTNPIQNLNNAFNVAEEKLGLTKLLDAEDIFVDHPDEKSIITYVVTYYHYFSKLKQETVQGKRIGKVVGIAMDNDRMINEYESLTSELLKWIEVTIVQLGDRQFVNSLAGVQQQLAQFSNYRTVEKPPKFVEKGNLEVLLFTLQSKMRANNQKPYTPREGKMISDINKAWERLEKAEHERELALREELIRQEKLEQLAARFNRKATMRETWLSENQRLVSTDNFGFDLAAVEAAAKKHEAIETDIFAYEERVQAVVAVCNELEAEKYHDIERIAARKDNVLRLWNYLLELLRARRMRLEFSIQLQQNFQEMIYILDSMEEIKQRLLTDDYGKHLMGVEDLLQKHSLVEADINVLGDRVKQVVQNSQKFLVDEEDNYKPCDPSIIVDRVQRLEDAYAELCKLAVERRSRLEESRKLWQFYWDMADEENWIKEKEQIVSTDEIGHDLTTVNLLLSKHKALESEIQSHEPQLMAVSEVGDELVRRGHFGADRIDERLKEILSMWNHLRDLTEYRRKRLENAVDYFQLFADADDIDNWMLDALRLVSSEDVGRDEANVQSLLKKHKDVADELKSYAETIEQLHAQADRLTLNEPEKSKVDERLAAIDARYKELMELAKLRKQRLLDALSLYKLISESDGVEQWIGEKERMLDTMVPGKDIEDVEIMKHRYDGFDKEMNANASRVAVVNQLARQLLHVEHPNSEEILLKQNHLNQSWSRLREQAEAKRDDLKSAHGVQTFYIECRETISWIEDKKRILTETDSLQMDLTGVMTLQRRLSGMERDLAAIQAKLTALENEADAIEGDHPEEAALIRERVAQIQIIWEQLTQMLKERDSKLEEAGDLHRFLRDLDHFQAWLTKTQTDVASEDTPTSLPEAEKLLNQHQSIREEIDNYTEDYKKMMEYGEGLTSEPTQTEDPQYMFLRERLRALKDGWEELHQMWENRQVLLSQGLDQQLFNRDARQAEVLLSQQEHVLSKDDTPVNLEQAENQLKRHEAFLTTMEANDEKFNTIVQVADQMTSKEHFDADKISKRAESIAHRRDDNRNRALELHEKLKNQVKLHEFLQDIEELTEWVQEKYITAQDDTYRSAKTVHSKWTRHQAFEAEIAANKERLHEAKKAAQELMVEKPEFKEIIEPKLTDLSKNFDELETSTKEKGALLFDAKREVIVQQSVDDIDSWMDDLEKQIINTDTGSDLTSVNILMQKQQIIQTQMAVKARQVEELDKQTEVLTKTAPQDVVEPIVEKKTAVNARFEKIKAPLLERQRQLEKKKEAFQFRRDVEDEKLWIDEKMPLAASTEYGNSLFNVHVLKKKHQSLNTEIDNHEPRIMTICNNGQKLIDEGHEDAGPYAALISELTQKWQELRDAVEARHRALDQSEKVQQYFFDAAEAESWMSEQELYMMVEDRGKDETSAQNLMKKHESLEQSVEDYADTIRLLGETARQLTAEQHAYSDQVSVKQSQLDKLYAGLKDLAGERRARLDEALQLFMLSREVDDLEQWITEREVVAGSHELGQDYDHITLLWERFNEFAQDTATVGSERVAKANGIADDLIHAGHSDSATIAEWKDGLNESWQDLLELIETRKAMLAASRELHKFFHDCKDVLGRINEKQHGVSEELGRDAGVVSALQRKHLNFIQDLMTLHAQVQQIQEESAKLQAAYAGEKAREITNREHEVLNAWAHLQGMCEERRGKLADTGDLFKFFNMVRTLMLWMEDVVRQMNTSEKPRDVSGVELLMNNHQSLKAEIDTREDNFSACLALGKELLSRNHYASADIKDRLLQLTNSRNALLHRWEERWENLQLILEVYQFARDAAVAEAWLIAQEPYLMSTELGHTIDEVENLIKKHEAFEKSAAAQEERFSALERLTTFELKEMKRRSEAAEEAERQRLLAEAEARAAAEAEAEAARLAEAAAAARDTADAPGSPHSTKEQESGGTDEGAQEGILTRKHEWESTTKKASNRSWDKLYCVARSGRLAFFKDQKSSKTVPEQTFRGEPPLDLKGAQIEIAVDYTKKKHVFRIKLSNGGEFLLQCHDDAEMNQWVTALKAQCELDASGESRSLTLPASSQKDEQKRRSFFTLKKN
- the LOC126577382 gene encoding spectrin beta chain isoform X4, which gives rise to MTTDISVVRWDPSQGPGNEFIEDIEYDGGNSSSRLFERSRIKALAEERESVQKKTFTKWVNSHLVRVNSPIKDLYVDMRDGKNLIKLLEVLSGERLPRPTKGKMRIHCLENVDKALQFLREQRVHLENIGSHDIVDGNASLNLGLIWTIILRFQIQDITIEETDNRETKSAKDALLLWCQMKTAGYHNVNVRNFTTSWRDGLAFNAIIHKHRPDLIQFDKLSKTNPIQNLNNAFNVAEEKLGLTKLLDAEDIFVDHPDEKSIITYVVTYYHYFSKLKQETVQGKRIGKVVGIAMDNDRMINEYESLTSELLKWIEVTIVQLGDRQFVNSLAGVQQQLAQFSNYRTVEKPPKFVEKGNLEVLLFTLQSKMRANNQKPYTPREGKMISDINKAWERLEKAEHERELALREELIRQEKLEQLAARFNRKATMRETWLSENQRLVSTDNFGFDLAAVEAAAKKHEAIETDIFAYEERVQAVVAVCNELEAEKYHDIERIAARKDNVLRLWNYLLELLRARRMRLEFSIQLQQNFQEMIYILDSMEEIKQRLLTDDYGKHLMGVEDLLQKHSLVEADINVLGDRVKQVVQNSQKFLVDEEDNYKPCDPSIIVDRVQRLEDAYAELCKLAVERRSRLEESRKLWQFYWDMADEENWIKEKEQIVSTDEIGHDLTTVNLLLSKHKALESEIQSHEPQLMAVSEVGDELVRRGHFGADRIDERLKEILSMWNHLRDLTEYRRKRLENAVDYFQLFADADDIDNWMLDALRLVSSEDVGRDEANVQSLLKKHKDVADELKSYAETIEQLHAQADRLTLNEPEKSKVDERLAAIDARYKELMELAKLRKQRLLDALSLYKLISESDGVEQWIGEKERMLDTMVPGKDIEDVEIMKHRYDGFDKEMNANASRVAVVNQLARQLLHVEHPNSEEILLKQNHLNQSWSRLREQAEAKRDDLKSAHGVQTFYIECRETISWIEDKKRILTETDSLQMDLTGVMTLQRRLSGMERDLAAIQAKLTALENEADAIEGDHPEEAALIRERVAQIQIIWEQLTQMLKERDSKLEEAGDLHRFLRDLDHFQAWLTKTQTDVASEDTPTSLPEAEKLLNQHQSIREEIDNYTEDYKKMMEYGEGLTSEPTQTEDPQYMFLRERLRALKDGWEELHQMWENRQVLLSQGLDQQLFNRDARQAEVLLSQQEHVLSKDDTPVNLEQAENQLKRHEAFLTTMEANDEKFNTIVQVADQMTSKEHFDADKISKRAESIAHRRDDNRNRALELHEKLKNQVKLHEFLQDIEELTEWVQEKYITAQDDTYRSAKTVHSKWTRHQAFEAEIAANKERLHEAKKAAQELMVEKPEFKEIIEPKLTDLSKNFDELETSTKEKGALLFDAKREVIVQQSVDDIDSWMDDLEKQIINTDTGSDLTSVNILMQKQQIIQTQMAVKARQVEELDKQTEVLTKTAPQDVVEPIVEKKTAVNARFEKIKAPLLERQRQLEKKKEAFQFRRDVEDEKLWIDEKMPLAASTEYGNSLFNVHVLKKKHQSLNTEIDNHEPRIMTICNNGQKLIDEGHEDAGPYAALISELTQKWQELRDAVEARHRALDQSEKVQQYFFDAAEAESWMSEQELYMMVEDRGKDETSAQNLMKKHESLEQSVEDYADTIRLLGETARQLTAEQHAYSDQVSVKQSQLDKLYAGLKDLAGERRARLDEALQLFMLSREVDDLEQWITEREVVAGSHELGQDYDHITLLWERFNEFAQDTATVGSERVAKANGIADDLIHAGHSDSATIAEWKDGLNESWQDLLELIETRKAMLAASRELHKFFHDCKDVLGRINEKQHGVSEELGRDAGVVSALQRKHLNFIQDLMTLHAQVQQIQEESAKLQAAYAGEKAREITNREHEVLNAWAHLQGMCEERRGKLADTGDLFKFFNMVRTLMLWMEDVVRQMNTSEKPRDVSGVELLMNNHQSLKAEIDTREDNFSACLALGKELLSRNHYASADIKDRLLQLTNSRNALLHRWEERWENLQLILEVYQFARDAAVAEAWLIAQEPYLMSTELGHTIDEVENLIKKHEAFEKSAAAQEERFSALERLTTFELKEMKRRSEAAEEAERQRLLAEAEARAAAEAEAEAARLAEAAAAARDTADAPGSPHSTKEQESVGGEAVISRRHSGIPKERSSSSASASTGVKVSRRSRSKSPFRSFRWKRTSSKADGGASDDEGGTDEGAQEGILTRKHEWESTTKKASNRSWDKLYCVARSGRLAFFKDQKSSKTVPEQTFRGEPPLDLKGAQIEIAVDYTKKKHVFRIKLSNGGEFLLQCHDDAEMNQWLKTLRKHT
- the LOC126577382 gene encoding spectrin beta chain isoform X6, producing MTTDISVVRWDPSQGPGNEFIEDIEYDGGNSSSRLFERSRIKALAEERESVQKKTFTKWVNSHLVRVNSPIKDLYVDMRDGKNLIKLLEVLSGERLPRPTKGKMRIHCLENVDKALQFLREQRVHLENIGSHDIVDGNASLNLGLIWTIILRFQIQDITIEETDNRETKSAKDALLLWCQMKTAGYHNVNVRNFTTSWRDGLAFNAIIHKHRPDLIQFDKLSKTNPIQNLNNAFNVAEEKLGLTKLLDAEDIFVDHPDEKSIITYVVTYYHYFSKLKQETVQGKRIGKVVGIAMDNDRMINEYESLTSELLKWIEVTIVQLGDRQFVNSLAGVQQQLAQFSNYRTVEKPPKFVEKGNLEVLLFTLQSKMRANNQKPYTPREGKMISDINKAWERLEKAEHERELALREELIRQEKLEQLAARFNRKATMRETWLSENQRLVSTDNFGFDLAAVEAAAKKHEAIETDIFAYEERVQAVVAVCNELEAEKYHDIERIAARKDNVLRLWNYLLELLRARRMRLEFSIQLQQNFQEMIYILDSMEEIKQRLLTDDYGKHLMGVEDLLQKHSLVEADINVLGDRVKQVVQNSQKFLVDEEDNYKPCDPSIIVDRVQRLEDAYAELCKLAVERRSRLEESRKLWQFYWDMADEENWIKEKEQIVSTDEIGHDLTTVNLLLSKHKALESEIQSHEPQLMAVSEVGDELVRRGHFGADRIDERLKEILSMWNHLRDLTEYRRKRLENAVDYFQLFADADDIDNWMLDALRLVSSEDVGRDEANVQSLLKKHKDVADELKSYAETIEQLHAQADRLTLNEPEKSKVDERLAAIDARYKELMELAKLRKQRLLDALSLYKLISESDGVEQWIGEKERMLDTMVPGKDIEDVEIMKHRYDGFDKEMNANASRVAVVNQLARQLLHVEHPNSEEILLKQNHLNQSWSRLREQAEAKRDDLKSAHGVQTFYIECRETISWIEDKKRILTETDSLQMDLTGVMTLQRRLSGMERDLAAIQAKLTALENEADAIEGDHPEEAALIRERVAQIQIIWEQLTQMLKERDSKLEEAGDLHRFLRDLDHFQAWLTKTQTDVASEDTPTSLPEAEKLLNQHQSIREEIDNYTEDYKKMMEYGEGLTSEPTQTEDPQYMFLRERLRALKDGWEELHQMWENRQVLLSQGLDQQLFNRDARQAEVLLSQQEHVLSKDDTPVNLEQAENQLKRHEAFLTTMEANDEKFNTIVQVADQMTSKEHFDADKISKRAESIAHRRDDNRNRALELHEKLKNQVKLHEFLQDIEELTEWVQEKYITAQDDTYRSAKTVHSKWTRHQAFEAEIAANKERLHEAKKAAQELMVEKPEFKEIIEPKLTDLSKNFDELETSTKEKGALLFDAKREVIVQQSVDDIDSWMDDLEKQIINTDTGSDLTSVNILMQKQQIIQTQMAVKARQVEELDKQTEVLTKTAPQDVVEPIVEKKTAVNARFEKIKAPLLERQRQLEKKKEAFQFRRDVEDEKLWIDEKMPLAASTEYGNSLFNVHVLKKKHQSLNTEIDNHEPRIMTICNNGQKLIDEGHEDAGPYAALISELTQKWQELRDAVEARHRALDQSEKVQQYFFDAAEAESWMSEQELYMMVEDRGKDETSAQNLMKKHESLEQSVEDYADTIRLLGETARQLTAEQHAYSDQVSVKQSQLDKLYAGLKDLAGERRARLDEALQLFMLSREVDDLEQWITEREVVAGSHELGQDYDHITLLWERFNEFAQDTATVGSERVAKANGIADDLIHAGHSDSATIAEWKDGLNESWQDLLELIETRKAMLAASRELHKFFHDCKDVLGRINEKQHGVSEELGRDAGVVSALQRKHLNFIQDLMTLHAQVQQIQEESAKLQAAYAGEKAREITNREHEVLNAWAHLQGMCEERRGKLADTGDLFKFFNMVRTLMLWMEDVVRQMNTSEKPRDVSGVELLMNNHQSLKAEIDTREDNFSACLALGKELLSRNHYASADIKDRLLQLTNSRNALLHRWEERWENLQLILEVYQFARDAAVAEAWLIAQEPYLMSTELGHTIDEVENLIKKHEAFEKSAAAQEERFSALERLTTFELKEMKRRSEAAEEAERQRLLAEAEARAAAEAEAEAARLAEAAAAARDTADAPGSPHSTKEQESDRPSPGGTDEGAQEGILTRKHEWESTTKKASNRSWDKLYCVARSGRLAFFKDQKSSKTVPEQTFRGEPPLDLKGAQIEIAVDYTKKKHVFRIKLSNGGEFLLQCHDDAEMNQWVTALKAQCELDASGESRSLTLPASSQKDEQKRRSFFTLKKN